GCCTCGGTCACCTCGGCGATCGGGACCTGGCCGACCAGGTACACGGCGTCCTCGGCGCCGAGCGCGAAGCGCGTGCCGATCAGACTGGCGTTTCGGCGCAAGAGGTACTCGTAACACGCCTCGACGTGCTCCTCGGGAGCGGGCATGACCTGGGTCTCGTGGTGCAGGCTCCGCTCGCGCAGCGTCAGCCAGACGGTGATGACCGCCTTCTCTTCTCCCCGCATCCGCGCGTACCAGCGACGCGCCTCGGGGTCGTGGTCCACGGCCACCAGCATCGTCCCGGCTTCCAGCTGCCGGTCGGCCCAGCGGCTGATAAGGGCGGCGACCTCGTCCAGCTGGGCGGCCGTCGCCCCGCCGAAGCCCATCTAAAGGCAGTCGACCAGCTGGCGGTCGGTGAGCTCGGCGTAGAGCCCGCGCAGCCGGGCCGCCGCTCCCGACCACGTGTAAACCCGGGCTCGGGCGGCGGCATTCGCAGCCATCCCGATGGCCCCCGGCGTGTCGGCCAAGAGGTCAGCGACGAACCGGGCGAACTTGTCGGGGTCGCCACCTTCGACGAGGAAGCCGGTGCGGCCGTGGTCGACCAGCGTCCGCAGCCCGCCCACTGCCGAGGCCACCACCGGCGTCCCACAGGCCGCGGCCTCGAGGGCTACCAGACCGAAGGACTCCGAGCGGCTCGGCACCAGGCAGACGTCCGCCGATCGGTAGTAGGTGGACAGCATCTCGTGTCGTTGGGGAGGCACGAACCGGACGCTGGCTCCGAGGCCGAGCTCGTCGACGAGGGTGTGCAGCCGTGTCAGCTCGTCTTCCCCCCGGGGTCCGCTGGGGCCGCCGACGACGACGAGCACGGCGCCGCGCAGGCCCTCGCGCCGGGCCAGCCGGGCCAGGGTCTCCACCGCCAGGCTGGCCCCCTTGAGCGGTTGGATTCGCCCTACGAACAGCAGCACCGGCCGGTCCTCGGGTAGTCCCAGCGCCCGGCGGGCCTGGGGCCGGTGGCCTGGCGAGAAAAAGGCGTGGTCCACTCCCGGGGGGACGATCTCGATCCGCGACGGCTCGCCGCAATACAGCTCGGAGATCTGCTCGGCCTCGACCGAGCAAGAGGCCAGCACGGCGTCGGAGCAGCCGATCACGCGCGCCTCGGCCTCGGCCCGGCGGGCGGGTTCCGCCGCACCGACGTCCTCGGGGCTGGCCTCGGCCCGTACCCGGTCGAGCGTGTGGAACGTGGACACCAGGGGGAGCCCGAGCTCGTGCTTGAGGACGTGACCGGCCATGCCCGACAGCCAGTAGTTGGCGTGGATGGCGTCGGGGACTCCGGCCCAGCCTGGCGATCCGGCCGTCATCCGAGCGAGCACGCCATCGGTGAACTCGTCCACCACACCGGGCAGGGCCTCCTTGGGCAGAGGGCCCAGCGCCCCGGCGGGCACGTGATGCACCCGCAGGCCGGGCTCGACCCGCACCGTCGCCGGCAGCACGTCCGACCAGGCCCTCGTGTAGACGTCGCACTCGACGCCCGTGCGGGCCAGGGCAGCCGAGAGCTCGCGCACGTAGACGTTCATCCCACCGCCGTCGCCTGTGCCCGGCTGGGCCAGCGGGGAGGTGTGCATGGACAACACGGCCAGGCTTCGCATCGCCCGGTCAC
The genomic region above belongs to Acidimicrobiales bacterium and contains:
- a CDS encoding glycosyltransferase, which translates into the protein MRSLAVLSMHTSPLAQPGTGDGGGMNVYVRELSAALARTGVECDVYTRAWSDVLPATVRVEPGLRVHHVPAGALGPLPKEALPGVVDEFTDGVLARMTAGSPGWAGVPDAIHANYWLSGMAGHVLKHELGLPLVSTFHTLDRVRAEASPEDVGAAEPARRAEAEARVIGCSDAVLASCSVEAEQISELYCGEPSRIEIVPPGVDHAFFSPGHRPQARRALGLPEDRPVLLFVGRIQPLKGASLAVETLARLARREGLRGAVLVVVGGPSGPRGEDELTRLHTLVDELGLGASVRFVPPQRHEMLSTYYRSADVCLVPSRSESFGLVALEAAACGTPVVASAVGGLRTLVDHGRTGFLVEGGDPDKFARFVADLLADTPGAIGMAANAAARARVYTWSGAAARLRGLYAELTDRQLVDCL
- a CDS encoding YbjN domain-containing protein, which produces MGFGGATAAQLDEVAALISRWADRQLEAGTMLVAVDHDPEARRWYARMRGEEKAVITVWLTLRERSLHHETQVMPAPEEHVEACYEYLLRRNASLIGTRFALGAEDAVYLVGQVPIAEVTEAGLDLIVGAAYAYTEECFPTAMSIGYASRFRRPRRA